The following is a genomic window from Cryptococcus neoformans var. neoformans B-3501A chromosome 12, whole genome shotgun sequence.
AGCGCCAGCGAGAACACCTAGTTCAGCAGCAGCTACTGCACAGCCTGAGAGACCAGGTAAGCCAGGCATATAATACCGGTATTGCTCCACATACCTCTATCATTGTGAGTGTGCAGACTGATGATGcacttctctctctctgaGATGGAATTACAGAAAATTTCAACCTAAAATGGTGTCAACTCTATTTTTAGTGTTTTCATCTATGATGTCTACTCACTTGATCAGCGAAGCAATTGGGAGTCGCTACTTCAACTGTGGCTGGGAGGTTGAAGATAATTCGCTCTTCCTTGCGACCGTCCGCCCAAACACTTCCATGTCCACCAAGCCAAGCTTTTTTCACTGCCTCACATACCTCGACAGCGTACGGCGTCTCCGTTTGAGAGAAAGTTTCAGGAGAGTATTCATAGCGGAAACTAGTACCATGCGACTCCGCGTATTTTTCCGCGAGCTGGCGAATGAGAATAGTATGATCCATAGCAAGCCTAGACAAGGTTAGTGATTACTAAATCAGAGAGTACCTACTTGATTGTTTCATCTCGATCGTTGTTGAAGACCACTTCTCGGAACAAACAAGATGTAGCATTGTACATATGGACGATAACGTGTTTAAGACCCGCGACGGCTTCGAATGTCCGCTTGATAAGATCTGCTCGTGCAGGGGTGAGTACCTGTGACAGACTGTTAGCAATGATTGATCTCGGTCGGCGGACTACATTGACTCACTTGAATCCAGACATCATCTGGGACTTCCTTGCGATCGATCAATTCCCGGACGAAGTTATAGTCGGTTTCAGATGCCGCGGGATAAGCTACTTCGATTTCCTTGAAACCCAGCTGCACAAGATGTCGGAAAAAGCGCAGCTTCTGTTGGTTGGTCATAGCTGTTGACTTTTAGCACTTTTGTCCGAATGGCAAACAACACCACATACGATTGGCGAGACTTTGATTCCCGTCTCGGAGATCAGTACTAAGCCAAATAGGGGCTTTCTTATGAGTCTTGTCAGGCCAAGTGCGATTGGGAAATGGGACAGGTTGGAAGGGGAGGTAGCGCTTGGAGGGGTCGGAGCTGCCAATGATTGTTAATTTGCTTAGGAAAATGACAAGTAACTCAAATGGAAAAACAGTGGGTTACTTACAGCATAGGCATTGTGACAAAGATTTCTGACTCTGTTTTCGATGAAACTCGATTGTTATATTTTtttctgttgttgttgaccGAGAAAGTGGAGTTGGGGGAtgcgatgaagaagacgaaaaTGACAGAACGGAGTCACGGATACTCTCGCAGACTCGAAGAGTCGGATGCCGACAAGGAGTCGATTCAATAATGGATAAAGGTACGAGTCACGTGACGAGCTCTTCGTCCACGATGATGACGCATATGCCAATCACTGGCATGGCCAGCAGCGACTCCAGCGAGTAACGAACGCTTACTGGAGTTACGTACTACGTACTGAAGGCTCGTCGCAAGCCTTTCGACAGCGAGAGATTGGCCGATATCTCACTACACTACTTTTAAATTTAACGACCTACTGTCAGTGTAACTTCTAACTAGATCGACCACGAACAGCCAAACGAGCCTAAGAACCTAGGAAGGCTCTGTATTCCGTGGTATCAATACCAAGAAGTCAGAAGTCGGTCTTCAGGGCTTGCGTCGTCGGGGCAACGGTTTACCATTACCTTGCATTATGCTGATTGCTAATCAAGGAGGATTGACGAATGCGTTTATTCCCTATAACGGAATATTTAAACGCCGAATTCTACGTTAAAATCACCCATACATGCTACACCACTATTATTTCATTCAAATCACCTGTATTCTCCAAGACTGGACAAAGATACACTATGTGGACCGTTCTATTAAGACAAGAGCGACTCCATCTAGATTAAGAGACTGGTAAGATCATCAAAATGCATATCAGACGCAGATAATTTACCAAGAAGCGCGCTATAGTGCTTGGGAAGGGCATTTATATAATGACATTTAAGCATCCGTGACTAAACATGAAGTTAGCTCATCCGCTCTACATTGACACAAATTATCATTTGCGCACCACATCCATGAGAAGCATCGGTAACAGCTCGGGCGTATTTGAGCAATGTTCCGTGAGTGACCTTGAGAGGAGGGGCAACCCAGTTCTCCTTTCTGCGGGCCATCTCTTCGTCGGATACGTCCACAGACAAAGTGTTCGCAACGGCATCAATATGAATAACATCGCCGTCTTGAACCAAAGCAATGGGTCCTCCAACCTGGGCCTCCGGAACGACATGGCCAACAACGAAGCCATGAGAACTACGAACTTCAGCGTTTTTCTTAATTCAGTGACTTACCCTCCGCTAAATCGTCCATCTGTCAGACAAGCGACATCATATCCTAGACCAGCGCCCATGATCAAACTGGTAGGTTTGAGCATTTCAGGCATACCTACCAATTAGCGCAAGATTATTCAAAGGCTAGACTCACCAGGTCCGCCCTTGGGGCCAAGGTACCTCAAGACAACAACAGttttctctccctttttGATAGAACCGCTTTCGACGGCCTTCACGAAgccctcctcatcatcgaaAGCCCGGCATTTACCGGTAAAGCGCAAGCCTTCTTTGCCTGTGATCTTAGAGACAGCACCTCCAGGGGCAAGATTACCGCGCAGAATTCTACAACGGCATTAGAACCCGTCTTCGACGTACTTTGCAATCAGTGTGACTCACCGGATGTGTCCAGTGGACTTAAGAGGATCGTTAATAGGTCGCAAAATCTTCTGTCCTTCCCACTTGCTACCGTGCTCCTCCACCCAGCGATCACAATTCTCTCCAAGAGTCTTACCGGTGATGGTCATCTCGTCACCGGTCATAATTCCGTTTTTGATCAGATAGTGAATGACGGAAGGCGTGCCACCGATGGTGTTGATGTCTTCCATAACGTATTTACCACTGGGTTTGAGATCGGCCAGCAAAGGTACTCGATCGGAGACCGTTTGGAAATCGTCAATGGTAAGGTTGATACCAACCGACCGAGCGATGGCGATCAAATGGAGAACAACGTTGGTAGATCCACCGAGCGCCATTGTAAGAGCCTAGATATGAGCAAACATTTTTCTTATATAACTCACCATTGCATTTTCGAAAGCCTGCCTGGTCATGATTTGTCTGGGGAGAAGGTTATCTTCCAAAACCTTGCGCATAGTCTCGCCAACAGCGTCACATTCCGCATGCTTTTCAGGATATTCCGCAGGGAAAGACGACGACCCAGGAAGAGTCATACCCAAGGCTTCGGAGGCGGACGCAATTGTGTTAGCAGTGTACATCTTGAAATAGTCAGCAGCAAAATCGTCTAAATCCCGCAAGACTCACGCCTCCACAGGCTCCAGGACCAGGACATGCGTTTCGAATGGTATTGTAGCGGGTCTTTTCAGCCTCAGGTGTTTGGCCTTCTTGGAGGTATCGTCCATAACTCTGGAAAGCTGACACAATGTCGAGCACCTCTCCGCCACAAGAGCCAGGACGGATAGTACCGCCATAAACCATCATACTGGGTCGATTAAGTCGACCGAGAGCAATCAAAGCACCAGGCATGTTTTTATCGCAACCAGGTAAAACGACCATCCCATCCAGCCAATGACCACCAGCAGCCGTCTCAACAGAGTCGGCAATGAGGTCACGAGATTGCAGGGAGTAAGACACTGGTTGTCAGCCCCAGAGATTTCAAGATGGTACTCACTTCCAGAGGTACCCATGCTAATACCGTCAGAGACACCGACAGTACCAAATTGGTAGCCAACGATGCCAGCATTCATAAGAgacttcttcaccctctgGCCAAGGCCCAAAATGTGTCGATTGCATCTAGAAGGTCAACCTAGTCCAATAGAAGTAACTTACGGGTTGCCTTCGTACCAAACACTGGCAACGCCAACCATGGCCTTATTGAAGTCTTCGTCATTCACAATGCCTTCCGTGGCGTAAAGCATGGCCTAGTTGTGTCAGTCAGTCACAGCGCTTCTGACAAGAAACGCACCTGAGAAGCGCCTTGAGCCTTAGGTTGAGTAATAGTCCTAGAGTAACGATTCATTATGACCTCTTTCGAGGCCTTGGCAGCCGACGCATGGAATGCTCTAGTATGAGCGGCTGGGCTTGCAGTAGCGATGCGTCTTGAAAGCATTTTGGATGTAAAGAGCGGAGTGATAATAAGATTGCGTTGATTGGCAGAGGAAAAAAGTCAACCAGTCGACGTCCGACTCGGTCTTCGCGCAAATCGCCATGTGACATCCACGTGTATGCCCAAAAAACCGGCCGATGATGTGCCGACCTAAATCAAGCGCGGACAGGATCAAATACTCCGCCTGTCATaggaagaagctgctgaAAATCAGGCTGATGAATTCATCGCCCTGGACGGCGGTCTCCACTCCTGTACATACATCCATAAATATACTGTAGATCCTACTACTGCTGTTGTCCGCCAACCAACACCTTGTGGCGATATCACCTAATCAGATCTACGTAGCAGTACTACTAATAAGTTCAATTTATGCGCCTAAAAGAACTCAAAAGGCTTTTATATACCTCCCCCAATCGACGAGCTTCCTCCATAAACGGGAGATTTTTCAACTGCCAAATCAAAGCGTTACAGTCCACAATCATAACCAACCATGTCCCAGCCATCTGTTTCTACCGATAGCGCCCAAGCATGGAATGGCCCTCTTTTAGATGGTCAGTGCGGGATGCTGCATAAAGCCACTGTCAGCTTATGGTTATGTAATAGGTGACCACCAAAGCCTTaccgctcttcttcagccgTTGACGTCTGTCGAcgtatcatcatcctcagcTTCATCCTATCTCGATCATCTCCAATCTTTACCCTTGCCCGAACTGTTACGCCAACCTTCTCTCATTTCAATCGAAACTTCTACAGTCGAGTCCGATCTCACCAACCTTTGCTTTCGAGAGTATCCGACATTCATATCTGTCCACAAATGCTCGTCCGCCGTAAAGTCAGCATTTGATGATTTCTCGGACTCATTGGAGAAACTTATAGGTTCCGTGCCGGCCCTAGAGGATGAGTGTCAGACATTCTCTTCGAGCACGAGTAAAATACAGCGCATTCGCAATAAAGCGTCTCTGGTTCAAGAACACCAAGACAAGCTATTGGATCTCCTCGAGATTCCCCAGCTTATGGAGACCTGTGTGCGAAATGGATATTATCAGGAGGCGATGGAACTTCTGGACCATTCAAGAACTATCAGCCAGAGATATAAGGATGTCGTTCTAGTGCAGGATGTTGTTAGGGAAGTCGAGGGAGTTCTACAGCTCATGTTGACCCAGTTGCTTTCGCTCCTGAGAGAACCTATCAAGTTGCCCCCTTTAATAAAAACTGTGACTTTCCTACGACGCCTCCACGCtcttgatgagaatgagcTTGCCCTGGTTTTCATCTCTAGCCGATACCGCAACTTCAGGGCCCAGCTGGCATACATAGAACGGGACAAGGCCGATCCTGTTCGATATCTACGACGATATGTCGACTTATTTCGTGAGCACGTGTACGATCTAATAGCTCAGTTTACGACAATATTCCTCGATTCTCCAAGCACCGCCACCCATATTGCTTCCTTTGCCAGTCAAGCCGTCTCTGAGCTTGTTAACCTGGTCCAGACCTATGTCCCTCAGCTATCCACAGATGCTGCATCTATGTCATCGATCCTGATACAGCTAGGTTACTGTGCTATGTCGTTCACCCGCGTTGGATTGGATTTTGCGCCTTTAATCGCTGAGCCGTTTGCCGCCACCTCTTTCTCCGCCTTCTCCCACGAGATTTCCACCGCCTCCAAGGAGCTCCAAGAACTTCTAGAGGAGTCGTCCAAGCTTCTTCGACCGCCTTCCCAAATTCTGATCACGGCGGACCACCTTTCTCGTGTATTGACGGCCGAAACATCTCCCCCCAACCTTCCCGCCTCCATTGACGCTGTCAGAAGTTTTCCTCCACTCGCCGCTCTCGTGAACGCTCATCTCAATGCTCTAAACAGCCTTCGGCTCCTTGCGCCGCTGAGTCTTCGGTCACAAATATACACCTTTCACTCGACATCATTAGCGTCCGATTCTGTGACATTACTCCAGTATTTCTTCTTACGCTCAGAAGAGTCAGTTGATCGCTTGCAAGGAGGTAACAGAGAACGGTCTTCTCATACGCGAACCCCGTCCGCACCTCGCGTTGATCTTTTGCGCCGTAATTCTGAGGTTCAAATGACTCCAGAAGCAAGGGCGaccaaaaagaaaacgGCGAAACGCACGTGTATCGCTGCGGCAGATATGTGGTGCAATATTGTGGTACCGTTTTTGGTGGAAAGGTTAGCCCAGGGAGTATTTGGGGACCAAAATGCCCCTATTCACCCAGAACTGAGTCGGGAGATCGAAAACATTTCAAAATGGATTAAAGAAAACGGGGAAAACGGTCATACTGCTAGACTCGTGCTGTGAACGATGTATGTCATGATATTCCTTGTGAGGCAAGCCTTTTTCCATTTGCAACAGATGCTTCGTTTACATGTCAAGAACCAGTAGTGACGGATCAGGCCTGCATTGTTTCATGTAAGCGGTGCGGCCCATCATGATATCATTCTCGGCCAGCCGGAATTTACAAGGGAATCAGAATcagcagaggaagatcaTATAATTTATGTGCCACTAGGTGCGCTGCACGATTGGCGGGCAGAGGTCATGGCACATATATTCAATGCATTGCATCATCATGTAACTCCAATCATTATGCACTGTGTTGATATTAAGTAGAAAGCTGGATATTAACATGCGTTAGGTGCCGTATACATCTTCGTTCAAGTCATCATTTTAGTCTCAAAGTAAGACAAGGTAATTGGAGGGGGCAATCTGATGCCAATATCAGCTCTGAACTGTTCTCAAATTTCGGCTTGAAGACATACTCCTGTAATACCAGCGGGTGTTCGAACTTGGAACCATTTGCCAGTGGCGTCCACTACTTCAAGTATTTCGCCCTTCATGAATGAGACCTCATTGGGATCATCGGGCGAAGCAGAATAGGCATACAGTGCCCTTTTCTCGTTAGCCGCATCGATGATAAAGTAACTCACTTAGCGCGCTGTAGGCGGGGAACGGATTCATCGATTCCAGGGCTCTGGACACCGGTATGATTGTATTCCTCTCGCACAGAGGTCATTTTCTGAGGAGTCCCATCCATGGCAGCAGGAGCATAGCCACCTCCATACCCACCGCTGTTGACTGTGTTAGACGATATACCCCGCGGCATTGCACCTATGCTATTCCCGAGACCCATTTCCCCTCCGCCGTATCCAGGAGTCGAGTCTCGTCGCTGAACGGTAGTGCCAATCCGCCTATTGTGATTAGAAAGTCCACCGTTACCTCCAGAATTGAGGATGTTGTAGAGGAATGTATCTTCTTCAGATGTCAAATAAACAATCCAGACGAGCTTACAAAAATTAGTGGCAGTCGGTGATCCCACTGTCTGACACTCACATTGACCATTGTCAAAAGCAGCCATCCGACGCCGGTGGCTATGTATGCACCTGGTGTCTCGAATATGAATTGTACACCGCCTACAGCTAATGTGGTTGCAATCGCCAAGAAAATCGAGAGCTGGAAGCGATGCAAAGCAAGATCATCCGATGAGATGGCCAGACTGACAGTAAGCATCCTGCTTACTATATCCTGACGTACAATAGCTGTATAATAACCAGGCTTAATTGGGATCAAATCCATATATCAGTAAGTAATCAGTGGATTATAGGCACATGGGTGTATCCACTCACAGCTGAAGCCAAATGTTGAACCACAGAGTGCCAGCGACAGGAGCACGACCATTACTCGTTGCTTGAGCTAACAGTCAGATACAGACAGCAGAATAAATAAGGACTTACAATACTTAGCTTCTGCAGCACATTGACCAGCAAAAGCGATAATCCATGAGGGAACAGCGATGATGAACGTAACAAGAAAGACGGGGTGTCGCATGACATAGCCCGGATCGAAACTGCCGCCACCAAGCATTGCTGCTGAAAGTCAAATGATAAGCTGTTTGGATGAACTCCGTTTAAGTAGGGAGGGCGATGTAAGGTGAAAGCTGCTGTCTGAAAGGGGAATAAAGGGGGTGCGAGAAGCACGTAGAGATGATCAGACTTGGCaaaagcaaagaagaagagtaagATAAACAAAGTAGCTAACGTAATTTGTTATTCGTATAAATAATTTAAATATGCGTGCGGGTTTTGATTTCGTCTCATGCAACCGTTATTATTACGTAAAGTGACGTCCCCTTCAAGGCCGCCACAGCTTCGGAAGCTGAACAACGAATGAGTGTTAGTCAAGTGAGTATAAAGATAATATAAGGCAGGCGGGAACCACGAACAATCTGGGATACGACTTGTTTCGCTATAGTCACTTATACTATCGAAACGCACTTCCATCATGGTATAACTATCCTAAACTACTTATCCGGCTCTCCAAAATGCAGGACACCTCCCCAATCAACTGCAATTGTTGTCAGGTCAATCAGAAAGCCTTATATTGCCCAGCCTGTCTGCGAGAAGGGTGCGTGAATATCCTTCAACGGGCAGCACTAATATGTTTAGTATCACTCTACATAAAGAGCTGTTGCAAAATCTGCAAGCTCGATTATCGACCATCAGACAGCACTCG
Proteins encoded in this region:
- a CDS encoding hypothetical protein (HMMPfam hit to ILVD_EDD, Dehydratase family, score: 927.7, E(): 4e-276); the encoded protein is MLSRRIATASPAAHTRAFHASAAKASKEVIMNRYSRTITQPKAQGASQAMLYATEGIVNDEDFNKAMVGVASVWYEGNPCNRHILGLGQRVKKSLMNAGIVGYQFGTVGVSDGISMGTSGMSYSLQSRDLIADSVETAAGGHWLDGMVVLPGCDKNMPGALIALGRLNRPSMMVYGGTIRPGSCGGEVLDIVSAFQSYGRYLQEGQTPEAEKTRYNTIRNACPGPGACGGMYTANTIASASEALGMTLPGSSSFPAEYPEKHAECDAVGETMRKVLEDNLLPRQIMTRQAFENAMALTMALGGSTNVVLHLIAIARSVGINLTIDDFQTVSDRVPLLADLKPSGKYVMEDINTIGGTPSVIHYLIKNGIMTGDEMTITGKTLGENCDRWVEEHGSKWEGQKILRPINDPLKSTGHIRILRGNLAPGGAVSKITGKEGLRFTGKCRAFDDEEGFVKAVESGSIKKGEKTVVVLRYLGPKGGPGMPEMLKPTSLIMGAGLGYDVACLTDGRFSGGSHGFVVGHVVPEAQVGGPIALVQDGDVIHIDAVANTLSVDVSDEEMARRKENWVAPPLKVTHGTLLKYARAVTDASHGCVTDA
- a CDS encoding hypothetical protein (HMMPfam hit to Dor1, Dor1-like family, score: 173.2, E(): 5.4e-49); this encodes MSQPSVSTDSAQAWNGPLLDGDHQSLTALLQPLTSVDVSSSSASSYLDHLQSLPLPELLRQPSLISIETSTVESDLTNLCFREYPTFISVHKCSSAVKSAFDDFSDSLEKLIGSVPALEDECQTFSSSTSKIQRIRNKASLVQEHQDKLLDLLEIPQLMETCVRNGYYQEAMELLDHSRTISQRYKDVVLVQDVVREVEGVLQLMLTQLLSLLREPIKLPPLIKTVTFLRRLHALDENELALVFISSRYRNFRAQLAYIERDKADPVRYLRRYVDLFREHVYDLIAQFTTIFLDSPSTATHIASFASQAVSELVNLVQTYVPQLSTDAASMSSILIQLGYCAMSFTRVGLDFAPLIAEPFAATSFSAFSHEISTASKELQELLEESSKLLRPPSQILITADHLSRVLTAETSPPNLPASIDAVRSFPPLAALVNAHLNALNSLRLLAPLSLRSQIYTFHSTSLASDSVTLLQYFFLRSEESVDRLQGGNRERSSHTRTPSAPRVDLLRRNSEVQMTPEARATKKKTAKRTCIAAADMWCNIVVPFLVERLAQGVFGDQNAPIHPELSREIENISKWIKENGENGHTARLVL
- a CDS encoding hypothetical protein (Match to ESTs gb|CF189329.1|CF189329, gb|CF189345.1|CF189345, gb|CF189344.1|CF189344; HMMPfam hit to SH3, SH3 domain, score: 51.5, E(): 2.3e-12) — encoded protein: MLGGGSFDPGYVMRHPVFLVTFIIAVPSWIIAFAGQCAAEAKYSTSNGRAPVAGTLWFNIWLQLLVIIQLFLAISSDDLALHRFQLSIFLAIATTLAVGGVQFIFETPGAYIATGVGWLLLTMVNLVWIVYLTSEEDTFLYNILNSGGNGGLSNHNRRIGTTVQRRDSTPGYGGGEMGLGNSIGAMPRGISSNTVNSGGYGGGYAPAAMDGTPQKMTSVREEYNHTGVQSPGIDESVPRLQRAKALYAYSASPDDPNEVSFMKGEILEVVDATGKWFQVRTPAGITGIAPSNYLVLL